Proteins from a single region of Centropristis striata isolate RG_2023a ecotype Rhode Island chromosome 9, C.striata_1.0, whole genome shotgun sequence:
- the LOC131977169 gene encoding receptor-type tyrosine-protein phosphatase C-like has product MADLCGVRVLLLWAGIIGSANCPQAPPPPQCSYTVTPVKFGFDDFLNASEIRQIPPKGIPAKINATFPRNCNNLTADYTCQEKGTINDTKLESELEPFTEYSCTGQIKNNNVSINKNTKDIQFTIDCDITINRIKQHATSNSINLSWTTTSRKCPDLPSHPKLSYDCSCVPTSKSKPITYNTPSGGTCDVTGLEPFKDHTCKVQPKYNVRIVSEPKEVKQKTDIGVPDDIPSVSVMIPEHNVVKVTCTYPKRFNGPEKSYVAKLFYGSVLQKTLKNSKCEFEFKDLSYSTEYVVEVTAYNGHHFSKNPKKETTSTSYNSFIIRLVIFLVFTIITCVAVGVAVYKIFIWRRRESRNGGNEDIMLETTAIYANIPGPERQH; this is encoded by the exons ATGGCAGATCTCTGTGGTGTCAGGGTCCTGCTGCTCTGGGCCGGGATCATCGGTTCGGCCAACT GCCCACAAGCCCCTCCACCTCCACAGT GTTCTTACACTGTCACACCGGTTAAGTTTGGATTCGATG ATTTCTTAAATGCAAGTGAAATACGTCAGATTCCTCCAAAAGGAATTcctgcaaaaataaatgcaacatttcCTCGAAACTGCAACAATCTGACCGCTGATTACACCTGTCAGG AAAAAGGCACAATCAATGACACCAAGCTAGAGTCTGAGCTGGAGCCCTTCACAGAGTACTCCTGTACTGGTCAGATCAAGAACAACAATGTCTCCATCAATAAGAACACCAAGGATATCCAATTCACGATAGACTGTG ATATtacaataaatagaataaagcaGCATGCCACCAGTAACTCCATTAATCTGAGTTGGACCACGACCAGTCGGAAATGTCCAGACCTTCCAAGTCACCCGAAACTTTCTTATGACTGCAGTTGTGTCCCCACCTCCAAATCCAAACCCATCA CGTACAACACTCCATCAGGAGGAACATGTGACGTTACGGGACTGGAACCATTTAAAGACCACACCTGTAAAGTCCAACCCAAATACAACGTCAGGATCGTGTCCGAACCAAAGGAAGTTAAACAGAAGACTGACATTGGAG taCCAGACGATATTCCTTCTGTGTCTGTGATGATTCCAGAGCACAATGTCGTTAAAGTTACCTGCACTTATCCAAAACGTTTTAATGGACCTGAGAAGTCATATGTTGCAAAACTTTTTTATGGTAGTGTCTTGCAAAAGACACTGAAAAACTCAAAATGCGAATTTGAATTCAAAGACCTAAGTTACTCAACAGAATATGTCGTGGAG GTGACTGCTTATAATGGACATCATTTCagcaaaaatccaaagaaagaAACCACTTCCACTTCCT ACAATTCTTTTATTATTCGTCTGGTCATCTTCCTGGTCTTCACCATCATCACATGTGTTGCTGTGGGTGTAGCAGTCTACAAGATCTTCATTTGGAGGCGCAGAGAGTCCAGAAA TGGTGGCAATGAAGATATAATGCTTGAGACAACAGCCA TTTATGCGAATATACCTGGACCTGAAAGACAGCATTAA
- the LOC131977168 gene encoding receptor-type tyrosine-protein phosphatase C-like: MAGLCGVKVLLLWAGIIGSANCQVTTGPKDVSTLSDSTQTQTSPPITTSNTTVIPTTEGPQAPPPPQCSYTVTPIKFGFQIEMKKNSTPGNYTINISEVGQQGARTTSIVQLNKKLTHEIKHLKPCTKYEHAVKLIDGAGTVTPCYSTDNKTTTTVMEKGDITDGSCMPGYVCYRSDWDISSSLSKPNNLSPCKSDKTQFCIKPGHNDTCTDLTTTFTSGHCNNSFSLTKEISVDFLNASEIRQIPPKGIPAKINATFPRNCNNLTADYTCQEKGTFNDTKPESELEPFTEYSCTGQIKNNNVSINKNTKDIKFTIDCDITINVRHKGATSDSINLTWTTTSQNCKYLPSDPKLSYVCSCVPTSKSKPITHGAVNTCDVTGLEAFKDHTCKVQPKYNDRIVSKPKEVEQKTAPGVPDDISSVSVMNPEHNVIRVTCTHSGRFNGPKKLYVAKLFHDRVLQKELTNSKCNFEFKDLSYSTEYDLEVTADNGHHISKNPKRELVSTSYNDKAFIIRLVIFLVFTIITCVAVGVAVYKIFIWRRRKSRNGGNEDIMLETTAIYANIPGPERQH, translated from the exons GTCAAGTAACAACTGGACCAAAAG ATGTTTCAACCCTCTCAGACAGCACTCAAACCCAGACTTCTCCTCCAATCACCACATCCAACACCACAGTGATTCCCACCACCGAAG GCCCACAAGCCCCTCCACCTCCACAGT GTTCTTACACTGTCACACCGATCAAGTTTGGCTTCCAGATTGAGATGAAGAAGAATTCAACCCCTGGCAACTACACCATAAACATCAGTGAAGTAGGACAACAAGGAGCTCGAACAACCTCCATTGTTCAGTTGAACAAAAAGTTAACACATGAAATCAAACACCTGAAGCCCTGTACTAAATATGAGCATGCCGTGAAATTGATTGATGGTGCTGGCACAGTAACACCCTGTTACAGCACTGACAATAAAACTACAACAACTGTAATGG AGAAAGGTGACATTACTGATGGCAGCTGTATGCCTGGATACGTTTGTTACCGCAGTGACTGGGACATCAGCTCTTCTCTGTCAAAGCCAAATAATCTCTCACCGTGCAAAAGTGACAAAACACAGTTCTGTATCAAACCTGGTCACAATGACACCTGCACAGATTTGACTACAACCTTCACCTCAGGACACTGTAATAATTCCTTCAGCCTCACCAAAGAGATCTCTGTTG ATTTCTTAAATGCAAGTGAAATACGTCAGATTCCTCCAAAAGGAATTcctgcaaaaataaatgcaacatttcCTCGAAACTGCAACAATCTGACCGCTGATTACACCTGTCAGG AAAAAGGCACATTCAATGACACCAAGCCAGAGTCTGAGCTGGAGCCCTTCACAGAGTACTCCTGTACTGGTCAGATCAAGAACAACAATGTCTCCATCAATAAGAACACCAAGGATATCAAATTCACGATAGACTGTG ATATTACAATCAATGTCAGACATAAGGGTGCCACCAGTGACTCCATTAATCTGACATGGACCACGACCAGTCAGAACTGTAAATACCTTCCAAGTGACCCGAAGCTTTCTTATGTCTGCAGTTGTGTCCCCACCTCCAAATCCAAACCCATCA CTCATGGTGCAGTTAACACATGTGACGTTACGGGACTGGAAGCATTTAAAGACCACACCTGTAAAGTCCAACCCAAATACAACGACAGGATCGTGTCCAAACCAAAGGAAGTTGAACAGAAGACTGCGCCTGGAG TACCAGACGATATTTCTTCTGTGTCTGTGATGAATCCAGAGCACAATGTGATTAGAGTTACCTGTACTCATTCAGGACGTTTTAATGGACCTAAGAAGTTATATGTTgcaaaactttttcatgatCGTGTTTTGCAAAAGGAACTGACAAACTCAAAATGCAATTTTGAATTCAAAGATCTAAGTTACTCTACAGAATATGACCTGGAG GTGACTGCTGATAATGGACATCATATCAGCAAAAATCCAAAGAGAGAACTCGTTTCCACTTCCT ACAATGACAAAGCTTTTATTATTCGTCTGGTCATCTTCCTGGTCTTCACCATCATCACATGTGTTGCTGTGGGTGTAGCAGTCTACAAGATCTTCATTTGGAGGCGCAGAAAGTCCAGAAA TGGTGGCAATGAAGATATAATGCTTGAGACAACAGCCA TTTATGCGAATATACCTGGACCTGAAAGACAGCATTAA